The window GTGGTTGTCGGATTCTCTGTGCCGCGCCGCCACCGGCGACGGCAACGTCAAACGGGCGTTGTACACAGACTCCGATCTCGCAGTCATCAAATTTCGGCGGTGCGTCATCATCAACGGCATCGACGTCGGAGCAGTGCGGCCCGACCTCGCGGAGCGACTGGCGACTGTCGACCTGCGACGCATTGATCGCCACATGCGACAACCGGAAGCCACGATGCGACAACAGTGGCGCACGGCTCTACCAGGGATTTTGGGCGGGCTTCTCGATCTGGCCGCCGTCGTCCATCAACGGCTGGAAACCATTTCGGTCGACGTGTCGCCACGGATGGCGGACTTCAGTCGCACGCTGGCGGCCGTTGACGAGATTCTGTCGACCCATGGCTTCCGGCGTTACCTGTCACGCGCCAATCAACTCTCCGAAGACAGCCTGTCCGCCGACCCGTTCATCGAACAGCTACGGCTGCACATCCGGGAACCGCTCGTCGCAAAGTCCGGAGGCGACCTGCTGGCGACAGTCACGCCAACCGGCGACACCTGGCGCAGGCCGAAGGAGTGGCCCCGGAACGGGCGGGATGTCACGGCCGTCCTACGACGGCACGCACCCGCGCTACGGAGTCTGGGTTGGGCGATCGAAGACGATGGCGCTCGAAATCATCGGAATGTCCTGTTGTGGACCGTCTACCCGCCCTACAAAGATGTGTCGGCCAAACAACACTCGCAATCCTCGCGTCCCTCGCGCATTTCGGCTCCGCGGGAGCAGTCGTCCTCTGTTCAAGAGCTGCCCGCGCACCGCCAGACTGTCCCGAAGGGTCATTCAGCCGACGATCTAGACGTCGAGGCGTCGTGACCGCGCTTGTCGGGCTAGCGGCGTCGGCACCATCGGGCAGAATCTGGACCAGGTCCCTCAACGGGAGGAGTGGTCTTCGTGAGCACGCAATTCGACGCGATCGTCCAGGCGGTCATCCACGACTGGCCTGACTACGGGTGGTCAGGCCAGTTGGAGGCGGCCATCAAGCAGCTGTATCTGTCAGATCTTTC is drawn from Mycolicibacterium gilvum and contains these coding sequences:
- a CDS encoding ATP-binding protein, which translates into the protein MSDNTETDKKSVAARLVSMAQERYLLGLSEEGEPFGADRDRPHLVMLLRAGKAGLRADLAARYFAETGAVAGGQALTDATLILEGLAATKPPERLNLRVADDDGTIYIDTGRPDVQTIRIRQGRWTLTERAPVRFLRTKLTGAMPLPAQGGNVEKLWDFVNVDFEDRPVLLAALVAALVQTDVPHPILALFAEQGSAKSTTTRMLVDLIDPSPVPLRQAPRDADSWVTAASGSWVVALDNLSTISPWLSDSLCRAATGDGNVKRALYTDSDLAVIKFRRCVIINGIDVGAVRPDLAERLATVDLRRIDRHMRQPEATMRQQWRTALPGILGGLLDLAAVVHQRLETISVDVSPRMADFSRTLAAVDEILSTHGFRRYLSRANQLSEDSLSADPFIEQLRLHIREPLVAKSGGDLLATVTPTGDTWRRPKEWPRNGRDVTAVLRRHAPALRSLGWAIEDDGARNHRNVLLWTVYPPYKDVSAKQHSQSSRPSRISAPREQSSSVQELPAHRQTVPKGHSADDLDVEAS